The following are encoded together in the Bradyrhizobium algeriense genome:
- a CDS encoding SDR family oxidoreductase yields MRILIVGGTGFIGSAIHARLSVEGHECISVSRSPTGLRGVRHVAVDLAQTTDPADWKPILKGIDAVINAAGALQGQDMHGVHISGSGALYAACESEGIRRVILLSAIGANRDTPSVFSRTKREGEAALTSRDLDRVVLRPSVVIGRGAYGGSALLRGLASLPILPVMPDTALIQPVHLDDVVETIAFFTRPNAPSRIALDLPGPLQMTFSDAVALFRRWLRWRPARPLKLPSWAASSFYLMGNVAQTFGWRTPINTTAQAEMRRGATGDPEPWRRETGIAPRDVEAALASEPASVQERWFARLYSLKPLIFGVFGLFWIVTGVISLGPGWNHGMSLLQEGGLEGNFAALTVTAGALADIVIGLAILSRPLSRYGLWAALIISLAYIVIGTALVPRLWSDPLGPMLKIWPVLMLNLVAMAIREDR; encoded by the coding sequence ATGCGCATCCTGATCGTTGGTGGCACGGGTTTCATTGGATCTGCTATTCACGCACGGCTTTCCGTCGAGGGGCACGAGTGCATATCGGTGTCGCGCTCCCCGACGGGGCTGCGCGGGGTGCGTCACGTAGCCGTCGATCTTGCTCAGACGACGGACCCTGCCGACTGGAAACCAATTCTCAAAGGCATCGACGCAGTTATCAATGCAGCGGGAGCGCTGCAAGGGCAGGATATGCATGGCGTTCATATCTCGGGCAGCGGCGCGCTTTACGCCGCTTGCGAATCGGAGGGCATCCGCCGCGTCATCCTTCTTTCCGCCATTGGCGCAAATCGTGATACCCCGAGCGTCTTCTCGCGCACTAAGCGGGAGGGCGAAGCGGCACTGACGTCACGCGACCTCGATCGGGTTGTTCTGCGTCCCTCCGTTGTGATTGGCAGAGGCGCCTACGGGGGCAGCGCTTTGTTGCGTGGCCTTGCGTCGTTGCCGATTTTGCCAGTCATGCCCGACACGGCGCTCATTCAACCAGTGCATCTGGACGATGTTGTCGAGACTATCGCCTTTTTCACGAGACCCAACGCCCCCTCGCGTATCGCGCTGGATTTGCCCGGGCCACTGCAGATGACTTTCAGCGATGCAGTTGCTCTCTTCCGCCGCTGGCTGCGATGGCGACCCGCTCGCCCTTTGAAGCTGCCTTCATGGGCTGCCTCGTCCTTTTATCTAATGGGGAACGTCGCCCAGACATTCGGCTGGCGAACACCCATCAACACGACAGCCCAAGCCGAAATGCGACGCGGTGCCACCGGCGATCCGGAGCCTTGGCGTCGTGAGACAGGAATCGCACCGCGCGATGTTGAAGCCGCGCTCGCAAGCGAACCCGCGTCAGTTCAGGAGCGTTGGTTTGCGCGGCTGTATTCACTGAAGCCACTCATATTCGGCGTCTTCGGCCTGTTCTGGATCGTCACCGGCGTCATTTCGCTCGGTCCGGGCTGGAACCACGGCATGTCCTTGCTCCAGGAAGGCGGGCTGGAAGGAAACTTCGCTGCCCTCACCGTTACCGCAGGAGCCCTCGCCGATATCGTCATTGGCCTGGCCATCCTTTCGCGGCCGTTAAGCCGTTATGGCTTGTGGGCTGCGCTTATCATCTCGTTAGCGTACATCGTGATAGGGACGGCCCTGGTCCCGCGATTGTGGAGCGACCCGCTCGGTCCCATGCTCAAGATCTGGCCGGTGCTGATGCTCAATTTGGTGGCGATGGCGATCCGGGAGGACCGGTGA
- a CDS encoding diguanylate cyclase, which translates to MYFVLPLWLAAGFADYLCHRAAHIEKTSGWRESILHLLQFGEMAIPVLAALCFEITSGVILIMIVFLILHEATAIWDVRYASAMREIQPAEQHVHSVLEMLPLTGLLLVIALHWPAFAALFGIGMPDFSFTLKQQPLPVPYIFTMLVLTALLEVLPYLEELIRGLRHRNQPAQE; encoded by the coding sequence TGCCGCTGGCTTTGCCGATTATCTCTGTCATCGCGCCGCCCATATCGAAAAGACGAGCGGATGGAGAGAGTCGATCCTGCACCTTCTTCAGTTCGGCGAAATGGCTATTCCGGTGCTTGCTGCGCTTTGCTTTGAAATTACATCGGGCGTTATTCTGATTATGATCGTGTTTCTGATTCTTCATGAAGCGACTGCCATTTGGGATGTCCGCTACGCATCGGCAATGCGCGAGATCCAGCCGGCCGAACAGCACGTCCACAGCGTTCTCGAAATGCTTCCCCTAACGGGCTTGCTGCTGGTGATTGCACTTCACTGGCCAGCCTTCGCAGCATTGTTCGGCATTGGTATGCCGGATTTTTCATTCACGCTGAAGCAGCAACCGCTACCCGTCCCTTACATCTTCACGATGCTGGTCTTGACCGCGCTCCTCGAAGTTTTGCCCTACCTGGAGGAGTTGATCCGTGGTCTGCGTCACCGGAACCAGCCAGCACAGGAATAA